Proteins found in one Rhinolophus ferrumequinum isolate MPI-CBG mRhiFer1 chromosome 9, mRhiFer1_v1.p, whole genome shotgun sequence genomic segment:
- the LOC117027371 gene encoding histone H3.3A-like — translation MARTKQTACKFTGGKAPRKQLATKATRKSAPSTGGVKKPHRYRPGTVAVREIRRYQKSTELLIGKLPFQRLVREIAQDVKTDLRFQSAAIGALQEASEAYLVGLFEDTNLCAIHAKRVSIMPKDIQLARRIRGERA, via the coding sequence ATGGCTCGTACAAAGCAGACTGCCTGCAAATTTACCGGTGGTAAAGCACCCAGGAAGCAATTGGCTACAAAAGCCACTCGCAAGAGTGCGCCCTCTACTGGAGGGGTGAAGAAACCTCATCGTTACAGGCCTGGTACCGTGGCAGTCCGTGAAATTAGACGTTATCAGAAGTCCACTGAACTTCTGATTGGCAAACTTCCCTTCCAGCGTCTGGTGCGAGAAATTGCTCAGGATGTCAAAACAGATCTGCGCTTTCAGAGTGCAGCTATTGGTGCTTTGCAGGAGGCAAGTGAGGCCTATCTGGTTGGCCTTTTTGAAGATACCAACCTGTGTGCTATCCATGCCAAACGTGTATCAATTATGCCAAAAGACATCCAGCTAGCACGCCGCATACGTGGAGAACGTGCTTAA